Proteins co-encoded in one Chaetodon auriga isolate fChaAug3 chromosome 9, fChaAug3.hap1, whole genome shotgun sequence genomic window:
- the pcdh12 gene encoding protocadherin-12 isoform X1 — MLLALLLVLSLCSDARSSEPSSITIQYRVWEEQPAGTRVGRLVDDLRQRDEGGPLEDFQVVEHEKALPFSVSTRDGVVSTQGRLDREELCRGSDLCEVAFSVLYRKSGAVNCLRVRVEVMDQNDHSPSFPSAVQEVEISETAGLRMRIPLDRAVDPDAGPNGLQTYSLSVNQHFALDVTVAPGGTKQAELVVIKELDREVQASFDLTLVAWDKGNPPRSGSTLVRVNIQDSNDNSPTFEDSTPTVELPEDTARGTTIINLKATDPDQGANGEVEYSLSKHSHPDVQRLFSVDPQTGAVSLIAPLDYEVKPSYEVIIQARDHGPNAIPTHCKLHVKLTDVNDNAPRIHMTWTPPNSPVATVLEGAQIDTFLALVMVSDADSGQNGKVTAHIQEGSGPFRLKRIHGDNYMIVTDGPLDREKVMQYNITLLAQDYSDPPLSCVKHLPVHVLDENDNAPVFSTSLYKASFEENNMAGYQALKVEAHDVDLELSGRVSYFIRNLNEAETNTQSFSIHPTSGVISVQSPLDYEESHTYSFIVEAVDQGHPPLTSTATVQIDIKDVNDNNPVIKEPKPRNGLASLSVPVNADKGEIVTELGNDMEEGSTTLPISHSVREGFVGFLASTIKAEDSDAGLSGQLSYLITDGNPYGLFWLDQDTGQLFVNTTNATELIGKTFKVNIAVSDMGSPSLTTKATLEVTFINLRDHLKNSSPGNRGQLSFTMMMAICLGATCLLLLLAVALVTTFCRPEKRDNHAYNCRQAESTYTRHPRRPQKNIRKSDIQLIPVIRGRKEEPPEDDSEAQPLAPSPVMSEDQQTDRQYTLTPSVMNASFHSQSYPEGDATHHCRTLRKPGNIELDGALPLTPATSYRTLRKARNPSSSSSVSHSSTLKRQTRTNGEEAEPLSSPSQATLRRPKTSEGRGGHDAEHQQMLRNLVRLSMAAFGDSIELSSASPEVQQISQLLSLLRQGQLQPRPNFRGNKYSHRNGRYGGQDCSDWQSTKDSGHGESEAGDVDWEPGRDSPIDPQLEEGLNNLLNSTDDVFSEAADPAWMARLSLPLTADYHDNVFVPNGPPSPESELVPRDGLDSSSFSTFGKTPEKDGPLGGALLSEVSTLFEMLMTQKADAHPGPRPDVLYRLSAAYRRSLGLDGSSAAAAGNAPKNCGNAEKRSGLAPPAGLYQ, encoded by the exons ATGCTGCTGGCTCTGCTTCTGGTTCTGAGTCTTTGCTCTGATGCTCGCTCCTCTGAGCCGTCGTCAATAACTATCCAGTACCGGGTTTGGGAGGAGCAGCCTGCGGGAACCCGGGTCGGGCGTCTGGTGGACGACCTCCGGCAGAGAGATGAAGGCGGGCCTTTGGAGGATTTCCAGGTGGTGGAGCACGAAAAAGCCCTTCCCTTCTCCGTCAGCACTCGAGACGGGGTCGTCTCCACCCAGGGCCGGCTGGATAGGGAGGAGCTGTGCCGGGGGTCGGACCTGTGCGAAGTGGCCTTCAGCGTCCTATACAGGAAAAGTGGCGCTGTGAACTGTCTGCGGGTTCGTGTGGAGGTGATGGACCAGAATGATCACAGTCCCAGCTTCCCCAGTGCGGTGCAGGAAGTGGAGATCTCTGAGACAGCTGGCCTCAGGATGCGAATCCCTTTGGACCGGGCGGTGGATCCTGATGCAGGACCTAACGGCCTCCAGACCTACTCGCTGTCTGTCAATCAACACTTTGCTCTGGATGTGACCGTTGCTCCAGGTGGGACAAAGCAGGCAGAGCTGGTGGTGATCAAAGAACTGGACAGGGAGGTTCAGGCCTCATTTGACCTCACACTGGTGGCATGGGATAAAGGGAACCCTCCCAGGTCTGGGAGCACATTAGTCCGTGTTAATATTCAAGACTCAAATGATAACAGCCCTACGTTTGAGGACAGCACTCCAACTGTGGAGCTACCTGAGGATACAGCTCGTGGGACAACCATCATCAACCTGAAGGCCACTGACCCAGACCAGGGTGCCAATGGGGAGGTGGAGTATTCGCTCAGTAAGCACTCACATCCGGACGTTCAGAGGCTCTTCTCTGTGGATCCACAAACTGGAGCGGTGAGTCTCATAGCACCTCTGGACTATGAGGTCAAGCCCTCTTACGAAGTAATCATACAAGCCCGTGATCATGGGCCTAATGCGATCCCCACACACTGCAAACTGCACGTCAAACTTACAGACGTAAATGATAACGCACCAAGGATACACATGACATGGACTCCACCCAACTCACCTGTGGCGACTGTGCTGGAAGGAGCACAAATAGACACTTTTCTAGCTCTGGTGATGGTCTCTGATGCAGATTCAGGACAAAATGGCAAAGTTACAGCACATATTCAAGAAGGATCGGGCCCTTTCCGTCTTAAACGCATTCATGGTGACAATTACATGATTGTTACTGATGGCCCTCTTGATCGAGAGAAGGTAATGCAGTATAACATCACGCTCCTTGCCCAGGATTATAGCGATCCTCCACTGTCTTGTGTTAAACACTTGCCTGTCCATGTTCTGGATGAGAATGACAACGCCCCTGTATTTTCCACCTCCCTCTATAAGGCATCCTTTGAGGAGAACAACATGGCAGGCTACCAAGCTCTCAAAGTTGAAGCCCATGATGTCGATTTGGAGCTCAGCGGAAGAGTGTCCTACTTCATACGCAACTTAAATGAAGCAGAAACTAACACACAATCTTTCTCCATCCACCCGACCAGTGGTGTCATTAGTGTCCAAAGTCCTCTGGACTACGAGGAATCCCACACCTACTCTTTCATTGTGGAGGCCGTTGACCAAGGCCATCCACCTCTCACTAGCACGGCCACAGTGCAAATTGACATCAAGGATGTGAACGACAATAATCCAGTCATCAAGGAGCCAAAACCCAGAAACGGCCTGGCCTCTCTAAGTGTACCTGTCAATGCAGACAAGGGGGAGATTGTGACCGAGCTGGGGAATGACATGGAAGAGGGATCCACCACTTTGCCGATCAGTCACTCAGTCAGAGAGGGATTTGTTGGATTCCTTGCATCCACCATAAAGGCTGAAGACTCTGATGCGGGGTTGAGTGGACAACTCAGCTACCTCATCACTGATGGAAACCCATATGGACTGTTCTGGTTGGATCAGGATACAGGCCAACTGTTTGTGAACACCACAAATGCTACTGAGCTAATTGGGAAAACCTTTAAGGTGAATATTGCTGTGTCTGACATGGGCAGTCCCAGCCTGACCACCAAAGCGACTCTGGAGGTGACTTTCATCAATCTCAGGGACCATCTGAAGAACTCGTCACCTGGTAACCGAGGACAGCTCAGCTTCACCATGATGATGGCAATCTGCTTGGGCGCCACCTGCCTGTTGCTTCTGTTGGCCGTTGCTTTGGTGACAACGTTCTGTCGGCCAGAGAAACGTGACAACCACGCTTACAACTGCAGACAGGCCGAATCGACCTACACCCGCCATCCACGGCGCCCGCAGAAAAACATCAGGAAGTCTGACATCCAGCTAATTCCTGTAATCAGAGGACGAAAGGAGGAGCCTCCTGAGGATGATAGTGAAGCCCAGCCATTGGCTCCATCACCAGTGATGTCAGAGGATcaacaaactgacagacaaTACACCTTAACGCCATCAGTCATGAACGCAAGTTTCCATTCCCAAAGTTACCCTGAAGGGGATGCCACCCACCACTGCAGAACGCTTCGGAAACCTGGAAACATTGAACTTGATGGAGCTTTGCCTCTGACACCTGCCACGTCATACCGGACTCTCCGGAAAGCCAGGAacccttcatcatcctcttcagTCTCACATTCGAGCACCTTGAAGCGGCAGACTCGTACTAATGGGGAAGAGGCAGAACCACTGTCTTCACCATCCCAGGCGACTCTCAGAAGGCCAAAGACCTCAGAGGGACGAGGGGGGCACGATGCAGAACATCAGCAGATGCTTCGGAACCTGGTTCGACTGTCCATGGCTGCGTTTGGAGACTCCATTGAGCTTTCTTCTGCTTCCCCAGAAGTGCAG cagatctcccagctcctctccctcctccggCAGGGTCAGCTGCAGCCGAGGCCCAACTTCAGAGGGAACAAATACTCTCATCGCAACGGCAG ATATGGAGGCCAGGACTGCTCTGACTGGCAGAGCACCAAAGACAGCGGACACGGTGAGAGCGAGGCTGGGGATGTGGACTGGGAACCAGGAAGAGACTCACCCATAGACCCACAGCTGGAGGAGGGCCTCAACAACCTGCTCAACAGcactg acgaCGTCTTCTCGGAGGCCGCCGATCCGGCCTGGATGGCCAGACTCTCTCTCCCGCTCACCGCCGATTACCACGACAACGTTTTTGTCCCCAACGGGCCCCCGTCCCCCGAAAGCGAGCTCGTTCCGCGGGACGGCCTGGACTCCTCGTCCTTCTCCACGTTCG gtaAGACTCCAGAGAAGGACGGCCCACTGGGCGGGGCCCTCCTGTCTGAGGTCAGCACGCTGTTTGAGATGCTGATGACGCAGAAGGCCGACGCCCACCCCGGCCCCCGGCCCGACGTCCTGTACCGACTGTCCGCCGCGTACCGGCGCTCGCTGGGCCTGGACGGCTCCTCTGCGGCCGCCGCAGGTAACGCGCCGAAGAACTGTGGGAACGCCGAGAAGAGGTCGGGTCTGGCTCCACCTGCAGGACTTTACCAATAA
- the pcdh12 gene encoding protocadherin-12 isoform X2 translates to MLLALLLVLSLCSDARSSEPSSITIQYRVWEEQPAGTRVGRLVDDLRQRDEGGPLEDFQVVEHEKALPFSVSTRDGVVSTQGRLDREELCRGSDLCEVAFSVLYRKSGAVNCLRVRVEVMDQNDHSPSFPSAVQEVEISETAGLRMRIPLDRAVDPDAGPNGLQTYSLSVNQHFALDVTVAPGGTKQAELVVIKELDREVQASFDLTLVAWDKGNPPRSGSTLVRVNIQDSNDNSPTFEDSTPTVELPEDTARGTTIINLKATDPDQGANGEVEYSLSKHSHPDVQRLFSVDPQTGAVSLIAPLDYEVKPSYEVIIQARDHGPNAIPTHCKLHVKLTDVNDNAPRIHMTWTPPNSPVATVLEGAQIDTFLALVMVSDADSGQNGKVTAHIQEGSGPFRLKRIHGDNYMIVTDGPLDREKVMQYNITLLAQDYSDPPLSCVKHLPVHVLDENDNAPVFSTSLYKASFEENNMAGYQALKVEAHDVDLELSGRVSYFIRNLNEAETNTQSFSIHPTSGVISVQSPLDYEESHTYSFIVEAVDQGHPPLTSTATVQIDIKDVNDNNPVIKEPKPRNGLASLSVPVNADKGEIVTELGNDMEEGSTTLPISHSVREGFVGFLASTIKAEDSDAGLSGQLSYLITDGNPYGLFWLDQDTGQLFVNTTNATELIGKTFKVNIAVSDMGSPSLTTKATLEVTFINLRDHLKNSSPGNRGQLSFTMMMAICLGATCLLLLLAVALVTTFCRPEKRDNHAYNCRQAESTYTRHPRRPQKNIRKSDIQLIPVIRGRKEEPPEDDSEAQPLAPSPVMSEDQQTDRQYTLTPSVMNASFHSQSYPEGDATHHCRTLRKPGNIELDGALPLTPATSYRTLRKARNPSSSSSVSHSSTLKRQTRTNGEEAEPLSSPSQATLRRPKTSEGRGGHDAEHQQMLRNLVRLSMAAFGDSIELSSASPEVQISQLLSLLRQGQLQPRPNFRGNKYSHRNGRYGGQDCSDWQSTKDSGHGESEAGDVDWEPGRDSPIDPQLEEGLNNLLNSTDDVFSEAADPAWMARLSLPLTADYHDNVFVPNGPPSPESELVPRDGLDSSSFSTFGKTPEKDGPLGGALLSEVSTLFEMLMTQKADAHPGPRPDVLYRLSAAYRRSLGLDGSSAAAAGNAPKNCGNAEKRSGLAPPAGLYQ, encoded by the exons ATGCTGCTGGCTCTGCTTCTGGTTCTGAGTCTTTGCTCTGATGCTCGCTCCTCTGAGCCGTCGTCAATAACTATCCAGTACCGGGTTTGGGAGGAGCAGCCTGCGGGAACCCGGGTCGGGCGTCTGGTGGACGACCTCCGGCAGAGAGATGAAGGCGGGCCTTTGGAGGATTTCCAGGTGGTGGAGCACGAAAAAGCCCTTCCCTTCTCCGTCAGCACTCGAGACGGGGTCGTCTCCACCCAGGGCCGGCTGGATAGGGAGGAGCTGTGCCGGGGGTCGGACCTGTGCGAAGTGGCCTTCAGCGTCCTATACAGGAAAAGTGGCGCTGTGAACTGTCTGCGGGTTCGTGTGGAGGTGATGGACCAGAATGATCACAGTCCCAGCTTCCCCAGTGCGGTGCAGGAAGTGGAGATCTCTGAGACAGCTGGCCTCAGGATGCGAATCCCTTTGGACCGGGCGGTGGATCCTGATGCAGGACCTAACGGCCTCCAGACCTACTCGCTGTCTGTCAATCAACACTTTGCTCTGGATGTGACCGTTGCTCCAGGTGGGACAAAGCAGGCAGAGCTGGTGGTGATCAAAGAACTGGACAGGGAGGTTCAGGCCTCATTTGACCTCACACTGGTGGCATGGGATAAAGGGAACCCTCCCAGGTCTGGGAGCACATTAGTCCGTGTTAATATTCAAGACTCAAATGATAACAGCCCTACGTTTGAGGACAGCACTCCAACTGTGGAGCTACCTGAGGATACAGCTCGTGGGACAACCATCATCAACCTGAAGGCCACTGACCCAGACCAGGGTGCCAATGGGGAGGTGGAGTATTCGCTCAGTAAGCACTCACATCCGGACGTTCAGAGGCTCTTCTCTGTGGATCCACAAACTGGAGCGGTGAGTCTCATAGCACCTCTGGACTATGAGGTCAAGCCCTCTTACGAAGTAATCATACAAGCCCGTGATCATGGGCCTAATGCGATCCCCACACACTGCAAACTGCACGTCAAACTTACAGACGTAAATGATAACGCACCAAGGATACACATGACATGGACTCCACCCAACTCACCTGTGGCGACTGTGCTGGAAGGAGCACAAATAGACACTTTTCTAGCTCTGGTGATGGTCTCTGATGCAGATTCAGGACAAAATGGCAAAGTTACAGCACATATTCAAGAAGGATCGGGCCCTTTCCGTCTTAAACGCATTCATGGTGACAATTACATGATTGTTACTGATGGCCCTCTTGATCGAGAGAAGGTAATGCAGTATAACATCACGCTCCTTGCCCAGGATTATAGCGATCCTCCACTGTCTTGTGTTAAACACTTGCCTGTCCATGTTCTGGATGAGAATGACAACGCCCCTGTATTTTCCACCTCCCTCTATAAGGCATCCTTTGAGGAGAACAACATGGCAGGCTACCAAGCTCTCAAAGTTGAAGCCCATGATGTCGATTTGGAGCTCAGCGGAAGAGTGTCCTACTTCATACGCAACTTAAATGAAGCAGAAACTAACACACAATCTTTCTCCATCCACCCGACCAGTGGTGTCATTAGTGTCCAAAGTCCTCTGGACTACGAGGAATCCCACACCTACTCTTTCATTGTGGAGGCCGTTGACCAAGGCCATCCACCTCTCACTAGCACGGCCACAGTGCAAATTGACATCAAGGATGTGAACGACAATAATCCAGTCATCAAGGAGCCAAAACCCAGAAACGGCCTGGCCTCTCTAAGTGTACCTGTCAATGCAGACAAGGGGGAGATTGTGACCGAGCTGGGGAATGACATGGAAGAGGGATCCACCACTTTGCCGATCAGTCACTCAGTCAGAGAGGGATTTGTTGGATTCCTTGCATCCACCATAAAGGCTGAAGACTCTGATGCGGGGTTGAGTGGACAACTCAGCTACCTCATCACTGATGGAAACCCATATGGACTGTTCTGGTTGGATCAGGATACAGGCCAACTGTTTGTGAACACCACAAATGCTACTGAGCTAATTGGGAAAACCTTTAAGGTGAATATTGCTGTGTCTGACATGGGCAGTCCCAGCCTGACCACCAAAGCGACTCTGGAGGTGACTTTCATCAATCTCAGGGACCATCTGAAGAACTCGTCACCTGGTAACCGAGGACAGCTCAGCTTCACCATGATGATGGCAATCTGCTTGGGCGCCACCTGCCTGTTGCTTCTGTTGGCCGTTGCTTTGGTGACAACGTTCTGTCGGCCAGAGAAACGTGACAACCACGCTTACAACTGCAGACAGGCCGAATCGACCTACACCCGCCATCCACGGCGCCCGCAGAAAAACATCAGGAAGTCTGACATCCAGCTAATTCCTGTAATCAGAGGACGAAAGGAGGAGCCTCCTGAGGATGATAGTGAAGCCCAGCCATTGGCTCCATCACCAGTGATGTCAGAGGATcaacaaactgacagacaaTACACCTTAACGCCATCAGTCATGAACGCAAGTTTCCATTCCCAAAGTTACCCTGAAGGGGATGCCACCCACCACTGCAGAACGCTTCGGAAACCTGGAAACATTGAACTTGATGGAGCTTTGCCTCTGACACCTGCCACGTCATACCGGACTCTCCGGAAAGCCAGGAacccttcatcatcctcttcagTCTCACATTCGAGCACCTTGAAGCGGCAGACTCGTACTAATGGGGAAGAGGCAGAACCACTGTCTTCACCATCCCAGGCGACTCTCAGAAGGCCAAAGACCTCAGAGGGACGAGGGGGGCACGATGCAGAACATCAGCAGATGCTTCGGAACCTGGTTCGACTGTCCATGGCTGCGTTTGGAGACTCCATTGAGCTTTCTTCTGCTTCCCCAGAAGTGCAG atctcccagctcctctccctcctccggCAGGGTCAGCTGCAGCCGAGGCCCAACTTCAGAGGGAACAAATACTCTCATCGCAACGGCAG ATATGGAGGCCAGGACTGCTCTGACTGGCAGAGCACCAAAGACAGCGGACACGGTGAGAGCGAGGCTGGGGATGTGGACTGGGAACCAGGAAGAGACTCACCCATAGACCCACAGCTGGAGGAGGGCCTCAACAACCTGCTCAACAGcactg acgaCGTCTTCTCGGAGGCCGCCGATCCGGCCTGGATGGCCAGACTCTCTCTCCCGCTCACCGCCGATTACCACGACAACGTTTTTGTCCCCAACGGGCCCCCGTCCCCCGAAAGCGAGCTCGTTCCGCGGGACGGCCTGGACTCCTCGTCCTTCTCCACGTTCG gtaAGACTCCAGAGAAGGACGGCCCACTGGGCGGGGCCCTCCTGTCTGAGGTCAGCACGCTGTTTGAGATGCTGATGACGCAGAAGGCCGACGCCCACCCCGGCCCCCGGCCCGACGTCCTGTACCGACTGTCCGCCGCGTACCGGCGCTCGCTGGGCCTGGACGGCTCCTCTGCGGCCGCCGCAGGTAACGCGCCGAAGAACTGTGGGAACGCCGAGAAGAGGTCGGGTCTGGCTCCACCTGCAGGACTTTACCAATAA
- the pcdh12 gene encoding protocadherin-12 isoform X3 codes for MLLALLLVLSLCSDARSSEPSSITIQYRVWEEQPAGTRVGRLVDDLRQRDEGGPLEDFQVVEHEKALPFSVSTRDGVVSTQGRLDREELCRGSDLCEVAFSVLYRKSGAVNCLRVRVEVMDQNDHSPSFPSAVQEVEISETAGLRMRIPLDRAVDPDAGPNGLQTYSLSVNQHFALDVTVAPGGTKQAELVVIKELDREVQASFDLTLVAWDKGNPPRSGSTLVRVNIQDSNDNSPTFEDSTPTVELPEDTARGTTIINLKATDPDQGANGEVEYSLSKHSHPDVQRLFSVDPQTGAVSLIAPLDYEVKPSYEVIIQARDHGPNAIPTHCKLHVKLTDVNDNAPRIHMTWTPPNSPVATVLEGAQIDTFLALVMVSDADSGQNGKVTAHIQEGSGPFRLKRIHGDNYMIVTDGPLDREKASFEENNMAGYQALKVEAHDVDLELSGRVSYFIRNLNEAETNTQSFSIHPTSGVISVQSPLDYEESHTYSFIVEAVDQGHPPLTSTATVQIDIKDVNDNNPVIKEPKPRNGLASLSVPVNADKGEIVTELGNDMEEGSTTLPISHSVREGFVGFLASTIKAEDSDAGLSGQLSYLITDGNPYGLFWLDQDTGQLFVNTTNATELIGKTFKVNIAVSDMGSPSLTTKATLEVTFINLRDHLKNSSPGNRGQLSFTMMMAICLGATCLLLLLAVALVTTFCRPEKRDNHAYNCRQAESTYTRHPRRPQKNIRKSDIQLIPVIRGRKEEPPEDDSEAQPLAPSPVMSEDQQTDRQYTLTPSVMNASFHSQSYPEGDATHHCRTLRKPGNIELDGALPLTPATSYRTLRKARNPSSSSSVSHSSTLKRQTRTNGEEAEPLSSPSQATLRRPKTSEGRGGHDAEHQQMLRNLVRLSMAAFGDSIELSSASPEVQQISQLLSLLRQGQLQPRPNFRGNKYSHRNGRYGGQDCSDWQSTKDSGHGESEAGDVDWEPGRDSPIDPQLEEGLNNLLNSTDDVFSEAADPAWMARLSLPLTADYHDNVFVPNGPPSPESELVPRDGLDSSSFSTFGKTPEKDGPLGGALLSEVSTLFEMLMTQKADAHPGPRPDVLYRLSAAYRRSLGLDGSSAAAAGNAPKNCGNAEKRSGLAPPAGLYQ; via the exons ATGCTGCTGGCTCTGCTTCTGGTTCTGAGTCTTTGCTCTGATGCTCGCTCCTCTGAGCCGTCGTCAATAACTATCCAGTACCGGGTTTGGGAGGAGCAGCCTGCGGGAACCCGGGTCGGGCGTCTGGTGGACGACCTCCGGCAGAGAGATGAAGGCGGGCCTTTGGAGGATTTCCAGGTGGTGGAGCACGAAAAAGCCCTTCCCTTCTCCGTCAGCACTCGAGACGGGGTCGTCTCCACCCAGGGCCGGCTGGATAGGGAGGAGCTGTGCCGGGGGTCGGACCTGTGCGAAGTGGCCTTCAGCGTCCTATACAGGAAAAGTGGCGCTGTGAACTGTCTGCGGGTTCGTGTGGAGGTGATGGACCAGAATGATCACAGTCCCAGCTTCCCCAGTGCGGTGCAGGAAGTGGAGATCTCTGAGACAGCTGGCCTCAGGATGCGAATCCCTTTGGACCGGGCGGTGGATCCTGATGCAGGACCTAACGGCCTCCAGACCTACTCGCTGTCTGTCAATCAACACTTTGCTCTGGATGTGACCGTTGCTCCAGGTGGGACAAAGCAGGCAGAGCTGGTGGTGATCAAAGAACTGGACAGGGAGGTTCAGGCCTCATTTGACCTCACACTGGTGGCATGGGATAAAGGGAACCCTCCCAGGTCTGGGAGCACATTAGTCCGTGTTAATATTCAAGACTCAAATGATAACAGCCCTACGTTTGAGGACAGCACTCCAACTGTGGAGCTACCTGAGGATACAGCTCGTGGGACAACCATCATCAACCTGAAGGCCACTGACCCAGACCAGGGTGCCAATGGGGAGGTGGAGTATTCGCTCAGTAAGCACTCACATCCGGACGTTCAGAGGCTCTTCTCTGTGGATCCACAAACTGGAGCGGTGAGTCTCATAGCACCTCTGGACTATGAGGTCAAGCCCTCTTACGAAGTAATCATACAAGCCCGTGATCATGGGCCTAATGCGATCCCCACACACTGCAAACTGCACGTCAAACTTACAGACGTAAATGATAACGCACCAAGGATACACATGACATGGACTCCACCCAACTCACCTGTGGCGACTGTGCTGGAAGGAGCACAAATAGACACTTTTCTAGCTCTGGTGATGGTCTCTGATGCAGATTCAGGACAAAATGGCAAAGTTACAGCACATATTCAAGAAGGATCGGGCCCTTTCCGTCTTAAACGCATTCATGGTGACAATTACATGATTGTTACTGATGGCCCTCTTGATCGAGAGAAG GCATCCTTTGAGGAGAACAACATGGCAGGCTACCAAGCTCTCAAAGTTGAAGCCCATGATGTCGATTTGGAGCTCAGCGGAAGAGTGTCCTACTTCATACGCAACTTAAATGAAGCAGAAACTAACACACAATCTTTCTCCATCCACCCGACCAGTGGTGTCATTAGTGTCCAAAGTCCTCTGGACTACGAGGAATCCCACACCTACTCTTTCATTGTGGAGGCCGTTGACCAAGGCCATCCACCTCTCACTAGCACGGCCACAGTGCAAATTGACATCAAGGATGTGAACGACAATAATCCAGTCATCAAGGAGCCAAAACCCAGAAACGGCCTGGCCTCTCTAAGTGTACCTGTCAATGCAGACAAGGGGGAGATTGTGACCGAGCTGGGGAATGACATGGAAGAGGGATCCACCACTTTGCCGATCAGTCACTCAGTCAGAGAGGGATTTGTTGGATTCCTTGCATCCACCATAAAGGCTGAAGACTCTGATGCGGGGTTGAGTGGACAACTCAGCTACCTCATCACTGATGGAAACCCATATGGACTGTTCTGGTTGGATCAGGATACAGGCCAACTGTTTGTGAACACCACAAATGCTACTGAGCTAATTGGGAAAACCTTTAAGGTGAATATTGCTGTGTCTGACATGGGCAGTCCCAGCCTGACCACCAAAGCGACTCTGGAGGTGACTTTCATCAATCTCAGGGACCATCTGAAGAACTCGTCACCTGGTAACCGAGGACAGCTCAGCTTCACCATGATGATGGCAATCTGCTTGGGCGCCACCTGCCTGTTGCTTCTGTTGGCCGTTGCTTTGGTGACAACGTTCTGTCGGCCAGAGAAACGTGACAACCACGCTTACAACTGCAGACAGGCCGAATCGACCTACACCCGCCATCCACGGCGCCCGCAGAAAAACATCAGGAAGTCTGACATCCAGCTAATTCCTGTAATCAGAGGACGAAAGGAGGAGCCTCCTGAGGATGATAGTGAAGCCCAGCCATTGGCTCCATCACCAGTGATGTCAGAGGATcaacaaactgacagacaaTACACCTTAACGCCATCAGTCATGAACGCAAGTTTCCATTCCCAAAGTTACCCTGAAGGGGATGCCACCCACCACTGCAGAACGCTTCGGAAACCTGGAAACATTGAACTTGATGGAGCTTTGCCTCTGACACCTGCCACGTCATACCGGACTCTCCGGAAAGCCAGGAacccttcatcatcctcttcagTCTCACATTCGAGCACCTTGAAGCGGCAGACTCGTACTAATGGGGAAGAGGCAGAACCACTGTCTTCACCATCCCAGGCGACTCTCAGAAGGCCAAAGACCTCAGAGGGACGAGGGGGGCACGATGCAGAACATCAGCAGATGCTTCGGAACCTGGTTCGACTGTCCATGGCTGCGTTTGGAGACTCCATTGAGCTTTCTTCTGCTTCCCCAGAAGTGCAG cagatctcccagctcctctccctcctccggCAGGGTCAGCTGCAGCCGAGGCCCAACTTCAGAGGGAACAAATACTCTCATCGCAACGGCAG ATATGGAGGCCAGGACTGCTCTGACTGGCAGAGCACCAAAGACAGCGGACACGGTGAGAGCGAGGCTGGGGATGTGGACTGGGAACCAGGAAGAGACTCACCCATAGACCCACAGCTGGAGGAGGGCCTCAACAACCTGCTCAACAGcactg acgaCGTCTTCTCGGAGGCCGCCGATCCGGCCTGGATGGCCAGACTCTCTCTCCCGCTCACCGCCGATTACCACGACAACGTTTTTGTCCCCAACGGGCCCCCGTCCCCCGAAAGCGAGCTCGTTCCGCGGGACGGCCTGGACTCCTCGTCCTTCTCCACGTTCG gtaAGACTCCAGAGAAGGACGGCCCACTGGGCGGGGCCCTCCTGTCTGAGGTCAGCACGCTGTTTGAGATGCTGATGACGCAGAAGGCCGACGCCCACCCCGGCCCCCGGCCCGACGTCCTGTACCGACTGTCCGCCGCGTACCGGCGCTCGCTGGGCCTGGACGGCTCCTCTGCGGCCGCCGCAGGTAACGCGCCGAAGAACTGTGGGAACGCCGAGAAGAGGTCGGGTCTGGCTCCACCTGCAGGACTTTACCAATAA